The following are encoded in a window of Gopherus flavomarginatus isolate rGopFla2 chromosome 10, rGopFla2.mat.asm, whole genome shotgun sequence genomic DNA:
- the LOC127058927 gene encoding uncharacterized protein LOC127058927 — MVRRTRNTCASTASVSSTCACSQTEHQSMDAFTQILVWACKDCNLQFPLTDIQAGGGIQCERCLLVESLRQQVGELQEEVARLRNIYVHEQFLDSLHVETADGAVPVDRTTDTPVKEEMPQGVSDTPVEEEAQGGHSQLVTSSSRQCSTPAVNPPAVVKDNHYALLDTGEKKSPPTVKGVKPRTPKAGRSAATTDKKRRVVVVGDSLLRGTETPICRPDRSSREVGVRAETDASWR, encoded by the exons atggtgaggaggacccgcaacacctgtgccagcactgcttctgtctcctccacctgcgcctgtagccagacagagcaccaaagcatggatgcttttacccagattctggtgtgggcttgcaaagactgtaatttgcaatttccacttactgatatccaggctgggggtggcatccaatgtgaaaggtgcctactggtggaatctctcaggcagcaggtgggagagctacaggaggaggtggccaggctgaggaacatctatgtccatgagcaattcctggacagtctccatgtggagacagctgatggtgctgtcccagttgacaggactactgacactccagtgaaggaggagatgcctcagggtgtatctgacacaccagtggaggaggaggctcagggtggacacagccagctggttacttctagcagcaggcagtgctccacccctgctgtgaaccctcctgctgtggtaaaagataaccattatgctcttcttgatacaggagagaagaaatcacccccaacagttaagggggtgaagcctcgtacccctaaggctgggaggtctgctgccaccactgataagaaacgtagggtagtggtggttggagactctctgctgagggggacggagacacccatctgtcgccctgaccgttcatcccgggag gtaggggtccgggcagaaacagatgcatcgtggaggtga
- the LOC127058937 gene encoding prolactin-releasing peptide-like: MKRLAACFTYLLLICLALPKAECQLHERSMEIRDPDIDPSWYMGHWMRPVGRFGRRRAVMESSRKSAYGHRQACFPLEESSESIQDE, encoded by the exons ATGAAACGGCTGGCTGCCTGCTTCACGTACCTGCTGCTCATCTGTCTGGCCCTGCCCAAGGCTGAATGCCAACTCCACGAGAGATCCATGGAAATCAGGG ACCCTGATATCGACCCTTCCTGGTACATGGGGCATTGGATGAGACCCGTTGGACGGTTTGGCCGGAGGAGAGCTGTCATGGAGAGCTCCCGGAAGTCGGCCTATGGACACAGGCAAGCTTGCTTCCCTCTAGAAGAAAGCAGTGAATCCATTCAAGATGAATGA